One segment of Chiloscyllium plagiosum isolate BGI_BamShark_2017 unplaced genomic scaffold, ASM401019v2 scaf_2319, whole genome shotgun sequence DNA contains the following:
- the LOC122547553 gene encoding membrane-associated guanylate kinase, WW and PDZ domain-containing protein 1-like, which produces DVIVAVDKASVLGSTHGTVVSLFQSVPEGAETELHLRRGYPSLYHVEPQLLSQVNARAAGAFPAPALAVLPVAVMQSPAGPGFTVSRASSGYARVTGISEPRLCPDLREGDLLVKVNGQRVRALSDHQLEEILRTHTQAGDVVLLVQRTVPPSRTAGTEDIPAQTRSGATERGRGDPDSGQGSSASGAQDTAAIPRGSERAGTEGSEPQYDVPSRHGEELPPLPSPMETGDEASLASSLSAPEYLAPADREPSGRQAESGPRPEGRQWGTGGQKGCPTSRAQNGSSVRVHSQEADRRAWSVSKPRDIAGLSSRLNPCDSLTDWLPPGSDPHGHESRGSHSNQEEAKVLG; this is translated from the exons ACGATGTGATTGTGGCAGTCGACAAGGCCTCGGTGCTGGGATCCACGCACGGCACCGTGGTGAGCCTCTTCCAGTCGGTGCCCGAGGGCGCGGAGACTGAGCTGCACCTGCGCCGCGGCTACCCGTCTCTCTATCACGTGGAGCCCCAGCTGCTGTCCCAGGTCAATGCCAGGGCTGCCGGCGCCTTCCCTGCCCCCGCCCTGGCGGTTCTGCCCGTGGCTGTCATGCAGAGTCCAGCCGGACCAGGCTTTACCGTGAGCAGGGCTTCCAGCGGCTATGCTCGGGTGACCGGAATCAGCGAGCCGCGTCTGTGCCCTGACCTGCGGGAGGGCGATCTCCTGGTGAAGGTGAACGGGCAGCGAGTGCGGGCACTCAGCGACCACCAGCTGGAGGAGATCCTCAGGACGCATACCCAGGCAGGAGACGTGGTGCTCCTGGTCCAGAGGACAG TGCCTCCCAGCAGAACCGCCGGCACGGAGGATATCCCAGCACAGACCCGGTCCGGGGCCACCGAGCGCGGGCGCGGAGACCCAGACAGCGGGCAAGGCTCCAGCGCCAGCGGTGCCCAGGACACTGCAGCCATCCCCCGGGGCTCCGAGCGAGCCGGGACCGAGGGCAGCGAGCCACAGTACGACGTTCCTAGCCGGCACGGAGAGGAGCTGCCTCCTCTTCCTTCGCCGATGGAGACGGGAGACGAGGCGTCACTGG CCAGCTCCCTGAGTGCGCCGGAATACCTCGCTCCGGCGGACAGAGAGCCCAGTGGCCGACAGGCCGAGTCAGGACCACGCCCTGAGGGCAGGCAATGGGGCACGGGCGGCCAGAAGGGGTGCCCTACCTCCCGGGCACAGAACG GGAGCTCTGTCCGAGTTCATTCCCAGGAGGCTGACCGAAGGGCCTGGAGTGTCTCCAAGCCACGGGACATCGCAGGGCTCAG CTCGCGACTGAACCCGTGCGACTCTCTGACCGATTGGCTCCCTCCGGGAAGCGATCCACACGGTCACGAATCCAGAGGTTCCCATAGCAACCAGGAAGAGGCCAAGGTACTGGGCTAA